Proteins encoded in a region of the Lepisosteus oculatus isolate fLepOcu1 chromosome 23, fLepOcu1.hap2, whole genome shotgun sequence genome:
- the LOC107075723 gene encoding CD209 antigen-like protein C, with product MSEDVCYSTVTFSKSPSRGTHVKQDEVTYAEVKTARAPSAKTAPPPGAPVKAQLSPTPYRLAAVCLGLLCAVLLIAIIALSIYYNGSSQKLTKELVQLRENYSNLTTAKNKLQVDFRNLFTGYSNLTESNDYLTTVNHRLQVDIRNLTTSYSNLTVMKDNLQKERDNLEYMIIRLNEECRFCPQGWELFNSKCYFFSTDELSWTESRTACRKLHLGADLVIINSREEQVFIYKHTQGREHWLGISDAAAERTWIWVDNTRLTEGYWASSQPDNFFNEDCGATSARSGTLNNWNDVKCAKKMLWICEGSSLPLSP from the exons ATGTCTGAGGACGTTTGCTATTCCACTGTGACTTTTTCCAAAAGCCCCAGTCGCGGTACACACG TGAAACAGGATGAGGTGACCTATGCAGAGGTGAAGACTGCAAGAGCTCCATCAGCCAAGACAGCACCTCCTCCTGGAGCACCAG TGAAAGCTCAGCTCAGCCCTACTCCCTACAGACTGGCTGCAGTGTGTCtggggctgctgtgtgctgTCTTACTGATTGCCATTATAGCCCTAAGCATCTACT ACAATGGCAGTTCTCAGAAGTTGACAAAGGAGCTGGTTCAACTGAGAGAGAACTACAGCAACCTGACTACTGCCAAAAACAAGTTGCAGGTGGACTTCAGAAACCTGTTTACAGGCTACAGCAATCTGACGGAATCCAATGACTACCTGactacagtcaatcacaggttGCAGGTGGACATCAGGAATCTGACTACAAGCTACAGCAACCTGACTGTAATGAAGGACAATTTGCAGAAAGAAAGAGACAACCTTGAGTATATGATCATTAGGCTGA ATGAAGAGTGTCGATTTTGCCCTCAAGGCTGGGAGCTCTTCAACTCCAAGTGTTACTTCTTCTCTACTGATGAACTGAGTTGGACTGAGAGTCGCACTGCATGCAGGAAGCTGCATCTGGGAGCTGATCTGGTGATTATAAACAGCAGAGAGGAACAG GTGTTCATCTACAAGCACACTCAAGGACGTGAACACTGGCTGGGAATCAGTGATGCAGCTGCAGAGAGGACCTGGATCTGGGTGGACAACACTCGACTGACTGAAGG GTACTGGGCAAGCAGTCAACCCGATAATTTTTTTAACGAGGACTGTGGAGCTACTAGTGCACGTAGTGGTACACTAAATAACTGGAATGACGTGAAATGTGCCAAGAAAATGCTCTGGATCTGTGAAGGCAGCTCCCTGCCCCTGTCTCCTTAG